A stretch of DNA from Endozoicomonas sp. 8E:
GGGTGATGACTCACTGACATCTTCTGTATTGGCTGCAGAAGGGCTGGGTTCGGGTTCATCCTTTTGACGTTTGGTGGTCCACCAGGCCAGAAACGCCACGATCAGTCCCAGACTGAGAAAGGGTATGTGGGGCATACCGGGAACAATGCCTATCACCATTAAAATCATGGCAGTCAGGCCCAAAGCTTTTGGAGAAGAGAACATCTGTTCGGAAACCTGATGCCCCACATCTGCAGATTCAGAAACACGGGTTACCATGATAGCCGCAGAGGTGGAGAGCAGCAGCGAAGGAATCTGGGCAACCAGACCATCACCAATCGTCAGAAGAGAATAAGTAGCAAAGGCTTCTCCGGCGGATAACCCATGACCAATGGTGCCTATCAGCATTCCACCAATGATATTAATGGCAAGAATAAGCAAACCGGCGACAGCATCACCCCGGACAAACTTGCTGGCACCATCCATTGAGCCGTAGAAGTCTGCCTCCCGGCGTACACTTTCCCGACGGTCGTGGGCTTCCTGCTGGTCAATAACGCCCGCATTGAGATCTGCATCGATGGACATCTGCTTGCCTGGCAGGGCATCCAGAGTGAAGCGGGCGGTCACCTCGGAAATACGACCAGCACCCTTGGTGACCACCACAAAGTTGATAATCACCAGAATAAAGAAGACCACCAGACCGACAACGTAACTGTTGCCAATAACAACCTCACCAAAGGATTGAATCACCTTTCCGGCAGCGCCATTGCCGGTGTGTCCATTCAGAAGCACTACCCGGGTCGATGCCACGTTCAGGGCAAGGCGCAACAGAGTGGAAACCAGCAGAATGGTTGGAAATACGGCAAATTCCAGAGGTCGGAGTGTGTAAATGCTAACTAACAGGATGAGCAGGGACAGTGCGATGTTGAAGGTAAAGAATACATCCAGCATAAAAGGCGGCATGGGCAGTGTAACCATACCGAGCGTCATCAGTACGATCAGCGGAATCCCGATATTCAGGTTGCCGCTCTTGGGCGACATCATGTATAGCAGACGTTGAGCTTCCTTGATCATTGTCTCGTTTTATCCCATTTTTCCCGGAAGGCACTGGGGACTTCCGGTGTTGGTAAATCGGGTGCCTTGCTTCTGCGTCCGGCCTGAAAGTCGTTCAGATGATGGACGTAAGCCAAAACCTGGGCAACGGCCAAAAACAGGTCGTCGGCAATTTCCTGATTCAACTGTGTCGTATGATAAATCACCCGGGTTAATGTGGGTGACTGTACCACCGGCTTATTGTATTCCCGTGCCACAGCGCAGATACGCAGGGCTACGCTGTCAACGCCTTTTGCTACGACGTAGGGCGCTCTGGCCTTGTCCAGATCATATTTCAGAGCCACTGCAAAGTGGGTCGGGTTGGTGATAATGACATCCGCTGAAGGAACGGCCTGCATCATTCTGCGACCCGCAATTTCCTGTTGCTTCTCCCGCAGTCTTGAACGAAGCTCTGGCTGACCTTCGGACTCTTTCATTTCATCACGCATTTCCTTGTGTGTCATGCGCAGTTTTTTCATGTGGTTCCATCTTTGGAAAGGTACATCAATAAAACAGATCAACAGCAGGGCACTGACCAGAATGGTGATGGCCATGGTAAGGTGGCTCAACCCCTCTGAAACTGCTTGAAATATCGGTAGCCGGTTCAGCCAGAGCACATCCCGAAAGAACCATTGATTAATGAGCCAGAGAGAAAAAGCCAGCAGCGAGATTTTGGCAATGGACTTTAATAACTCAATCATGGAGTTGGCAGAAAACATGCGTTTAATGCCTTTGAGAAAACTGATGCGCTCAGCCTTGGGTCGTATCTGTTTATTTGAGAATATCCAGCCTCCTAAAGCCGCTGAAGCGGCTATTGAGGCCAGAATGACAATCAGCATAAAGGGCAGCAGACCGGAGAACCCCTGAGTAATGCTGACGATCAGGTGATCTGTCAGCCAGCTTTCCTGACGCAATACGTCTTTTTCAAACCTGAAGCTTTTGTACATAACCTGAAATAGCTGGTCGCGAATTAATCCACCACTGAGCCATAAAGCAACCAGAGTTGAAGCCAGTAGAGCAAAGGTGACCAGTTCCCGGGATCGGGGAACCTGACCTTCGTCACGGCTCTTCTGAAGTTTTCGTTCGGAGGGTTCTTCTGAGCGTTCGCCAGTCTGTGATTCTTCTGCCATCTAAAAATTCCTAAAGAACCAGAGATCGTAGAATGTCCAGAACAGTCCGGGTAAATCGTGTGAAGACACCGTTCAGGGTGGAACTGATCAGCATTAGAATAAAAATGCCTGCCAGCATGGTCAGAGGAAAGCCCAGACTGAAAATATTGAATTGCGGCGCCGAGCGGTTCATCACACCAAAGGTAAAAGTGACGATCAATAACGCAACTATGGCGGGTAGAACCATCAGGAGTGCGCTGGCAAACATCCAGCCGCCCATGGCGGGCAGTCGGTCAATCTCCAGTTGGCGAATAGAAAAGGGTGCAATGGGAATAGTATTAAAGCTCTCCACAACAATAGAAATGACGACCAGATGCCCGTCAAATGCCAGAAACATCAGAAAGCTCAGCAATTGGAATACCTGGCTGATTACCGGAATCTGGGCGCCGTTCATCGGATCAAACATGACCGCCATACCCAGACCCATCTGCAGGGAGAGCATTTGCCCGGCGGAGGTGAAAATAGCGAAATAGATTTGCAGTACCATCGCCATTAAAAGCCCGACAGCCAGCTGTTGTGCAGTGATCAGAAGGGCTGCACCCGACAGTGGCTCTACTGCGGGTACCGCAGGCAGCATGGGGGCCACAATAATAGTGATGGCCATTGCCAGAATTATCCGGATTCTGGGTGCCACTACCTGGCTATTGATTATAGGCATTGCCAGAAAGAGGGCTCCGATACGAAAAAATGGCCAGAGATACTGACCAATCCAGCCCACCACCTCAGAGAAGGTAAAGGTTCCCATCAGGCCAGCATCTCTGGAATAAATTCATACAGCCGGAGAAACAGATCCATAAATTCCTGAATCAGCCAGGGGCCCGTCATGCCTATAGTGACCAGTGTCGCCAGCAGACGGGGCAGGAAACTGAGGGTTTGTTCATTGATTTGAGTCGCAGCCTGCAATGTGCTGACCACCAGACCCACCAGCAGTCCGGGCAACACAATCACCGATACCATCAGAACAATGAGGGTCAGCGCATCACGAAAAAGGTCTGCCACAACTTCCGGTGTCATGGGGTTTCCTCTGAATAGTTCAGGTTGTTTCGCAACTTTGCAAAACAGACTGCAACCCGAAGAAATTAACCAGGAGCATAGTTTTCTAAAATGAATTCGCAATAGATATATAAAAACATTTTTTTACTTTAAAAACGACTTAAAAGAATGGCAAGTCTATTTAATAAATCCAGAAGCCTTCCCGAGTGGTACTTATCAACAGGCAGTACGTTGAAGTTATTAAGCGAGTAAAACCATGAATAGGAATTAGTAAAATGGCAATGACCGTAAATACCAATATCTTCTCTCAGAATGCTCAGCGTAATTTGGGCAAGACTGAGGCGGGTCTTCAGACCGCCATGCAGCGTCTGTCTTCTGGTATGCGTATTAACAGTGCTAAGGATGATGCTGCCGGTTTGCAGATTGCGAATAAAATGGCTGCACAAATTGGTGGACTTGGTGTCGCTATCCGAAATGCCAACGATGGCATCTCCATGGCCCAGACTGCTGAAGGTGCCATGAGCGAGATCACTAACTCTTTGCTGCGTATGAGGGATCTGGCTTTGCAGGCATCAAGTGGTACCTATGAGGCTGCTGATGTTACCGCCCTGCAAGCCGAATACGATGCTCAACTGGCTGAGATTGGCCGTATTGCCGCAACGACTGAGTTTAACGGGACAACCGTTCTTGGCGCAGGTACCGTCGAAATTGCAGTTGACTATACCGATGCTACCACCAATAACATAGACCTCAACTTTACTGCCGTTGCGCTGACCGCGGTTACCTTTACCGATGCCGCTACCGCTCAAGCAGCAGTGGGTGCATTGGATGCGGATATTGCTGCTTATGACGCTGTTCGAGCCAGTCTGGGTGCATCCCAAAACCGACTGACCACTACCGTCAATAACCTTTCAAATATCCGTGAAAACCTGAGTGCTTCCAGAAGCCGTATCGTGGATACTGATTTTGCTTCAGAAACAGCGAATCTGAGTAAGTATCAGGTTATGCAACAGGCCGGTACTGCTGTGTTGGCTCAGGCTAACGCGATCCCTCAGAACATTCTGTCTCTGCTGCGTTAATCGCTGGAGAGGTAAAATTCAGTCAGCTTTAATGCTGATGGTCTTTGTGGGAGCCAGTAAGCTCCCATTTTTTATAGAGCTGTCTGTTATTCGGTTATGTTTCTCAGAGCAGTGCCGACTGAATAAAAGCAGGTAATAATCAGAGGCTGATTATGTTCAGTTTAAGTGGCATCTACTCAGGGCTGGATGTTAGCTCCATGGTCAACGCTTTGGTGGAGGCCGAGCGTGCTCCCACTGAAAGCCGTTATGCTCGCAGAGAGGAGGCCTTCAATGTAGAACTGTCAGCTGTCGGGACCCTGAAGTCTGCACTGAATGATTTTAATACTCAGGTAGAAAGCCTGAACAGCATCAGTAAATTCAGTCCCAGAGCCGTCAGCGTCAGTAATGAGTCCGTTCTGAGCGCAACCGTTTCCAGCAGCGCCGGGGAAGGCAGTTATCAGTTTTATGTGGATCAGCTGGCGACTCGCCACCAGACTGTATCCGCAGCCATCGCTTCAGATGCCACTATTGGTTCCGGAACGGTCAATCTCACGGTTAACGGTGAAAGCTTCTCTGTTACGGTCGAACCGGGTTCAGAGAGTCTGGCTGACTTACGTGATGCCATAAACAGCGGAGCCGATAACACCGGAGTTCAGGCAACGATTATTAATGAAAACGGTCAGCAACGTCTGATGCTGACCAGTGAGAAATCCGGAGCAGCAAACACCATAACGAGTGACTTCAGTGGCCTTTCCGGTGGCTCAGCAACTCTGGGGTCCTTTACCGATTTACAGGTGGCAGTGGATGCCAGTATCCGGTTTGGTGCAGGAGCCTCTGCAATCACTATTACTTCCGAAGACAACCAGCTGGAAAACCTTATTGATGGCGTCACTCTTGATCTGAAAGCCGTCAGCACAGATCCGGTCACTGTGAATATTTCCGTAGACAAAGACAGCCTGAAAGAGTCTATGCAGGGCTTTGTGGATGCCTGGAATAATGTTAAGTCTACCCTTGATACCCTCACAGATTTTAATGGTATTACAGCAGGGCCTCTTAATGGCGATACCCAGGCCCGGGCTATTGAGGGTCAGTTGAGAAGTGTCATCAGTTCTTTATATGGTGAAGACGGTGACACATTCAGAACGCTCGGGCAATTGGGTCTGACAACTACCGAAGACGGCATGTTAAGTCTGGATACAGATGGCCTGAATGACGCCCTGGCTAACAACTTTGATGAATTGGCGCAGGTGCTGGCTGGTGAAGATGGCTTAATGAGTCAAATGGCAGCCGTTCTCACTCCTCACCTTGAAAGTAGCGGAACGCTTGACAGTCGGGAGGACAGGATTGAAGAGGGCTTGAGTGATATTGAAGATGATCGTGCGGCACTGGAGCTGAGACTGGAGCGGACCCGTAGCTATTACCAGAATCAGTTCCTGGCGATGGAAAGTATTCTGGCCTCACTGAGTGGAACCAGTGAGTGGATCACCAGCAGTCTGAATAGTCTGAATAACAATAATTCCTGATCATGGAGGGGTCATGAAGAAAAAAGGTCTGGGTGCTTATAAACAACAGGAAAAAGCGGGTGTAGAAGCGTCTGATTCGGTTCAGTTGGTGGGGGTGTTGTTTACTAAACTGATGGACAATCTGGCTAAAGCGAGCCACCACATTGAGCGAAAGGATTTCAGCAACAAGTCTGATCGCCTTTCCCTTTCCATCGAAATTCTGCTGGTATTGGAACAGTCTCTCGATTTTCAAAAAGGAGGTGATTTAGCCAGCAATCTGCAATCGTTATATCTCTATTGCATCAGACGTTTAACTGAGGCCAACGCAAGTAATGATCTGGCTGCTATCAGTGAAGTTGTGGGACTGTTAAAAGAAATTCAGGAAGCCTGGAACTATATTTCCGTACCTAAAGCTGCGATTGCAACTGTCCAGTAACGGAGTGGTTTGAATGGAAAACCAGGCGCTGCCAGTTTTTTCGTTGTTATCTCTATCGAGTTCAGCGCCATCGGTTGATGGTGCTCAACCGCAGGTCATGGCGGCTGCTCAGACAGTTACCACTTCTTCTGAGTTGACATTTGAAACTGTTCTTCAACAGTTTTCCTTAATAGAACCTGCATCCACAGAGTTAGTCTCTCCGGAGCTTCTGGCTGCAGGGTTGATACCTGTTGATAGGCAGGCAAAAACAGATTTACCCTTGGCAAACCCTGATGCTTCAGAACTGACAAAGCATTTTCCCGTCACCAGCTTACCGATACTGACCAGAGAAGCAAAACCTGAACAGACAGCCGTAGAAATAAAAAGTACTTCTTTAACAGAAGGGGTCACTGAACGGCCTGATTTAAATCTGTCAATGCCCGGAAGATCTGAAAAACTCCATCTGCCTGTTCGGCTACAGAAATCAGAGGTCTCTCTGACTCCGGTTAATACTCAAGGGGTGTCCCAGGCTCAAAGACCATTAACGGATGTTAATCTGGTAGAGGAAGTCGATCACCAAACAGGAAAACTCAAGCCGGAAATCACTTTAAAACCGGATCAGATCCAGACAGAAGCCAAAGCGCCGGAGATAAAAAATCACAATGGATTAAAAGAAGTTCCAGCTCCGCTGTCTCTGTTCAATTTCGCAATGGAACGGAAAGCTTCTTTAAAAACAGCACCTGCATTGATACAGCCAACCGAATCAATACAGGCCGTCGTTAATCAGACGCCTCAAACCTCCCAACAGCCTGTTTCCTTTCAGATGACTGAGTCATCACCAGTCGCCCAGTCAGCCACAGTTAAGCAACCTTTTCTGCAACCTGAAGTAGCTCAGCGACCCTTCGGGCAGACAGTGGTGCAAATGATTAAGCAGGGCGAGCAGAAAATGGAGTTTCGGTTAGACCCACCGGAATTGGGTCGGGTAACGCTGACCGTTAGCGTTGACAGAGATGCGGTCAGCCTTCAGGCGATAACGGCAACACCGGCAGCCAGAGACTTGCTGCTGCTTCACGGAGATCGCCTGCGGGAAGCTCTTAATAGTGAATCACTGACTCTGGGGCAAATGTCAGTAGATGTGGGGAGCCAGAAAGACGCTGATACGTCGGAACAATCTTCAGAATATCTGCCCACCGCCGATGGTTGTCATGAATCAAATGGTTATCAGAGTGCCCAGGAACAATTCAGGCTTCATGGCGGCAGATTATTGGATCATTTCGTTTAACAGATCATAGGAAAAGGAGTTTCTGGACTCATGGCAGATGAAAAAGAAAGCAGTGACTCTGAAAACAAAAATTCAGGCCACGGCAAGTTATTAATCATCATCATTATTCTTTTGGTGCTGTTGCTGGCGGGTGGTGGCGCTTTTGTGGCAATGACAATGATGAATCCGCCGCAGCAACAGGAACAGCAACAGCAACAGCAGCCGCAACCCCAAGCTGCAGCATTGGGACCACCCAGTTTTATGGTGCTTGAGCCATTTATTATCACTCTCAAAAGTGATGCCCGACCTCGATATATGCAGATAAAACAGTCATTGATGGTACGGGATGAAACCGTGATCGCAACACTGGAAGCTTACCGGCCTCTTATTCGTAATGAAGTCATCAACTATCTGGGCTCTCTCT
This window harbors:
- the flhA gene encoding flagellar biosynthesis protein FlhA — encoded protein: MIKEAQRLLYMMSPKSGNLNIGIPLIVLMTLGMVTLPMPPFMLDVFFTFNIALSLLILLVSIYTLRPLEFAVFPTILLVSTLLRLALNVASTRVVLLNGHTGNGAAGKVIQSFGEVVIGNSYVVGLVVFFILVIINFVVVTKGAGRISEVTARFTLDALPGKQMSIDADLNAGVIDQQEAHDRRESVRREADFYGSMDGASKFVRGDAVAGLLILAINIIGGMLIGTIGHGLSAGEAFATYSLLTIGDGLVAQIPSLLLSTSAAIMVTRVSESADVGHQVSEQMFSSPKALGLTAMILMVIGIVPGMPHIPFLSLGLIVAFLAWWTTKRQKDEPEPSPSAANTEDVSESSPWSWGDIPPVDTLGLELGYKLIPLADENQGAQLLTQLKGIRKTQSRELGFLIPSVHVKDNLNLKPDNYNILLKGVIVAEGQIEPMRLLAINPGEVFGEINGIATSEPAYGLEALWIETSEREHAVGLGYTVVDAATVIATHLNKIIDEHASELLGHDEVVQLLDKLTHYSPKLAEDLIPKKLSMSVFSRILRDLLTEDVSVSDIQTIASTLLESSERITEPHLLTSEVRIALRRSIIQNLVGNTSEIPVVTMSSELEQVIMQSYQQARQSNDFSPDTLPLEPRIAEQLQVQMPEVSANLSAEGKVPVMLVNASLRPAMARYARLCTEGMHVLSFNEIPENKEVIVVGKIG
- the flhB gene encoding flagellar biosynthesis protein FlhB, with product MAEESQTGERSEEPSERKLQKSRDEGQVPRSRELVTFALLASTLVALWLSGGLIRDQLFQVMYKSFRFEKDVLRQESWLTDHLIVSITQGFSGLLPFMLIVILASIAASAALGGWIFSNKQIRPKAERISFLKGIKRMFSANSMIELLKSIAKISLLAFSLWLINQWFFRDVLWLNRLPIFQAVSEGLSHLTMAITILVSALLLICFIDVPFQRWNHMKKLRMTHKEMRDEMKESEGQPELRSRLREKQQEIAGRRMMQAVPSADVIITNPTHFAVALKYDLDKARAPYVVAKGVDSVALRICAVAREYNKPVVQSPTLTRVIYHTTQLNQEIADDLFLAVAQVLAYVHHLNDFQAGRRSKAPDLPTPEVPSAFREKWDKTRQ
- the fliR gene encoding flagellar biosynthetic protein FliR; amino-acid sequence: MGTFTFSEVVGWIGQYLWPFFRIGALFLAMPIINSQVVAPRIRIILAMAITIIVAPMLPAVPAVEPLSGAALLITAQQLAVGLLMAMVLQIYFAIFTSAGQMLSLQMGLGMAVMFDPMNGAQIPVISQVFQLLSFLMFLAFDGHLVVISIVVESFNTIPIAPFSIRQLEIDRLPAMGGWMFASALLMVLPAIVALLIVTFTFGVMNRSAPQFNIFSLGFPLTMLAGIFILMLISSTLNGVFTRFTRTVLDILRSLVL
- a CDS encoding flagellar biosynthetic protein FliQ; the protein is MTPEVVADLFRDALTLIVLMVSVIVLPGLLVGLVVSTLQAATQINEQTLSFLPRLLATLVTIGMTGPWLIQEFMDLFLRLYEFIPEMLA
- a CDS encoding flagellin, giving the protein MAMTVNTNIFSQNAQRNLGKTEAGLQTAMQRLSSGMRINSAKDDAAGLQIANKMAAQIGGLGVAIRNANDGISMAQTAEGAMSEITNSLLRMRDLALQASSGTYEAADVTALQAEYDAQLAEIGRIAATTEFNGTTVLGAGTVEIAVDYTDATTNNIDLNFTAVALTAVTFTDAATAQAAVGALDADIAAYDAVRASLGASQNRLTTTVNNLSNIRENLSASRSRIVDTDFASETANLSKYQVMQQAGTAVLAQANAIPQNILSLLR
- the fliD gene encoding flagellar filament capping protein FliD, which gives rise to MFSLSGIYSGLDVSSMVNALVEAERAPTESRYARREEAFNVELSAVGTLKSALNDFNTQVESLNSISKFSPRAVSVSNESVLSATVSSSAGEGSYQFYVDQLATRHQTVSAAIASDATIGSGTVNLTVNGESFSVTVEPGSESLADLRDAINSGADNTGVQATIINENGQQRLMLTSEKSGAANTITSDFSGLSGGSATLGSFTDLQVAVDASIRFGAGASAITITSEDNQLENLIDGVTLDLKAVSTDPVTVNISVDKDSLKESMQGFVDAWNNVKSTLDTLTDFNGITAGPLNGDTQARAIEGQLRSVISSLYGEDGDTFRTLGQLGLTTTEDGMLSLDTDGLNDALANNFDELAQVLAGEDGLMSQMAAVLTPHLESSGTLDSREDRIEEGLSDIEDDRAALELRLERTRSYYQNQFLAMESILASLSGTSEWITSSLNSLNNNNS
- the fliS gene encoding flagellar export chaperone FliS, with translation MKKKGLGAYKQQEKAGVEASDSVQLVGVLFTKLMDNLAKASHHIERKDFSNKSDRLSLSIEILLVLEQSLDFQKGGDLASNLQSLYLYCIRRLTEANASNDLAAISEVVGLLKEIQEAWNYISVPKAAIATVQ
- a CDS encoding flagellar hook-length control protein FliK translates to MENQALPVFSLLSLSSSAPSVDGAQPQVMAAAQTVTTSSELTFETVLQQFSLIEPASTELVSPELLAAGLIPVDRQAKTDLPLANPDASELTKHFPVTSLPILTREAKPEQTAVEIKSTSLTEGVTERPDLNLSMPGRSEKLHLPVRLQKSEVSLTPVNTQGVSQAQRPLTDVNLVEEVDHQTGKLKPEITLKPDQIQTEAKAPEIKNHNGLKEVPAPLSLFNFAMERKASLKTAPALIQPTESIQAVVNQTPQTSQQPVSFQMTESSPVAQSATVKQPFLQPEVAQRPFGQTVVQMIKQGEQKMEFRLDPPELGRVTLTVSVDRDAVSLQAITATPAARDLLLLHGDRLREALNSESLTLGQMSVDVGSQKDADTSEQSSEYLPTADGCHESNGYQSAQEQFRLHGGRLLDHFV
- the fliL gene encoding flagellar basal body-associated FliL family protein, whose translation is MADEKESSDSENKNSGHGKLLIIIIILLVLLLAGGGAFVAMTMMNPPQQQEQQQQQQPQPQAAALGPPSFMVLEPFIITLKSDARPRYMQIKQSLMVRDETVIATLEAYRPLIRNEVINYLGSLSFEEVKAGGVTEIIRAETLARVNALLDKERVGARVEDCLITDLVIQ